The Balaenoptera acutorostrata chromosome 10, mBalAcu1.1, whole genome shotgun sequence genome has a window encoding:
- the TRIM15 gene encoding E3 ubiquitin-protein ligase TRIM15: MPSTPSHKGAACSECKGPLEESVTATCGHTFCRHCLPPPSQMGAQPSGRVLLCPLCKEKEQTETILVPVPLGPLGETYCEEHGEKIYFFCENDAEFLCVFCREGPSHQAHVVGFLDEAIQPYRDRLRSRLEALRTERDEIEDMKSREDQKLQVLLTQIESKKQQVEAAFERLQQELGEHQRLLLARLTELEQQIWKERGEYISKLSEEVTRLGAQVKELEEKSQQPASELLQDVRVNQSRYEMTTFVSPEAISPDLVKKIRDLHRKILTLPEMMRAFSENLVHHLETDTGVVTLDPQTASQSLVLSEDRKSVKYTRRKQNLPDSRLRFEGLPVVLGSPGFSSGRHRWQVEVQLGDGGGCTVGVVGEEVRRKGKQGLSAEEGVWAVILSHQQCWASTSPGTDLPLSEIPRLVGVALDYEAGSLALLDAETQAPIFTFTASFSGKVYPIFAVWKKGSCLTLKG; the protein is encoded by the exons atgccctccaccccctcccacaaAGGGGCTGCCTGTTCTGAGTGCAAAGGGCCCCTGGAGGAGTCAGTGACCGCCACCTGTGGACACACCTTCTGCCGGCActgtctccctccaccctcccagaTGGGTGCCCAGCCCTCCGGCAGGGTCCTGCTCTGTCCCCTCTGCAAGGAGAAGGAGCAGACCGAGACCATCTTGGTCCCCGTGCCCCTGGGCCCCCTGGGGGAGACTTACTGCGAGGAGCATGGTGAGAAGATCTACTTCTTCTGCGAGAATGATGCCGAGTTCCTCTGTGTGTTCTGCCGGGAGGGTCCCTCCCACCAGGCCCACGTCGTGGGCTTCCTGGACGAGGCCATCCAGCCCTACCGG GACCGTCTCAGGAGTCGGCTGGAAGCTCTGAGAACCGAGAGAGATGAGATTGAAGACATGAAGAGCCGGGAAGACCAGAAGCTCCAAGTGCTCCTG ACTCAGATTGAAAGCAAGAAGCAGCAGGTGGAAGCGGCTTTTGAGAGGTTGCAGCAGGAGCTGGGGGAACACCAGCGTCTCCTGTTGGCCAGGCTGACGGAGCTGGAGCAGCAGATCTGGAAGGAGAGGGGCGAGTATATCTCGAAGCTCTCTGAGGAAGTCACCCGGCTTGGAGCCCAGGTCAAAGAGCTGGAGGAGAAGAGTCAGCAACCAGCAAGTGAGCTTCTACAA gaTGTCAGAGTCAACCAGAGCAG GTATGAGATGACGACTTTTGTGAGTCCAGAGGCCATTTCTCCTGACCTTGTCAAAAAGATCCGCGATCTCCACAGGAAAATACTCACCCTCCCAGAGATGATGAGGGCGTTCTCAG AAAACTTGGTGCATCATCTGGAAACAGATACAG GGGTTGTCACTCTGGACCCTCAGACCGCCAGCCAGAGCCTGGTCCTCTCCGAGGACAGGAAGTCTGTGAAGTATACCCGGCGGAAGCAGAACCTGCCCGACAGCCGCCTGCGCTTCGAGGGTCTCCCGGTGGTGCTGGGCTCCCCCGGCTTCTCCTCGGGGCGCCACCGCTGGCAGGTGGAGGTGCAGCTGGGAGACGGCGGCGGCTGCACGGTGGGGGTGGtcggggaggaggtgaggaggaaagggaagcaggGTCTGAGCGCCGAGGAGGGCGTCTGGGCGGTGATcctctcccaccagcagtgctGGGCCAGCACCTCGCCGGGCACCGACCTGCCGCTGAGCGAGATCCCGCGCCTCGTGGGCGTCGCCCTGGACTACGAGGCGGGGAGCTTGGCCCTGCTCGACGCCGAGACCCAGGCGCCCATCTTCACCTTCACCGCCTCCTTCTCCGGCAAAGTCTATCCTATCTTCGCTGTCTGGAAAAAAGGTTCTTGCCTTACTTTGAAAGGCTGA